The region gccacctatctctcaaatgatTGTAAATAGAGTGTctatctaattttcatttttgggtgaactatccctttaaggcatgCTAAATGGATTGGctggtgtaaataaataaataaatataaattattcgaGTGAagaactaaaatattaataataaaataataataataactctagTAATAAAATGTGAACAATACAATTAATCAAGCCTTTAACTAAAATTATCCAAAAGctagttttctttgtttttgatgtgtttgtgttgagtttggcttagaaaaaaaattctggtaCATGGCAACCTTTAAATTTGAAATTAAGTGTGAAATATATCTATGTGTATCTATATAGTAAATTTTATATCTAGATTAAACGCTGCAGAACCACAGTGTATTTTCAAAGCATTGTATTTTGGTGTTTGCTATAGTGTGAAACAAGGAGGAAAAAGTAAGCTAAAATCTAGCATCAAGGAAAATAATACATAtctatgtgtttgtttgtctgtttttaaaattttcagtcacctttttttttcttcttccagacTTCCAATACTTATACCACAATTACCACATGCCATAGATAATGTTGTTTACAACTGCTCATAAAGGCCTCCGGAGCTGAAACCTGGTTATGGTAAGAGGTGTTACATTTCCAACACGCACTAagtagttgaccaatcagagcagacaagGCTTTTTCAAAAGGCAGGGCTTTAAAAAGAGAGGAACTAAAACAGAGTATATAAGGCAGAGGGTGAAAAGAGGCGCTGCAGCAATGTGAGAAAAAAGTTTAAATCATGTTCATGTATTGAACTTGTAAAGGAGTGTAATAAGAGCAGGTTAAAATTGTCTTTGTAATGTACAATGTGTATTCATAAACTGTGTAAATTAGGTTTGGGTTGTACTGGATTAACCTCAACCAATTTTGTCCTTAAGAAACGATAGATGTTTGCATACATTATATGTTTTAACACAATACTCCTTGCCGTTTTCAATGAAAATGCCATAGTCATTGTGTTGGAGTATTATATTGGAGTAACATATGTGTTTTTAAAATTACCCGTAGTGTCTGTGACTCTTTTGAGAAAAATTTCCAAACTTGTAGAAAGCAGAAACAGCAAGCACCAGTTTCATTATGGTAATGGGGATAGTACCTCAGGAGGTGTCAGTGCATCCTGTCCTGTTAGTGATGTTTAACACATAATGTTTTGACTGGCTAGTGAAGGCTTAATCACGATGACTGGTCAGATATGGGAACACGACACATAATTTCATTAGAAAGACTGTACTGGGGATATTAGACTGAATCATAATGTCAGCTTAATATCAGCTCATCGTGGGAGAAACATAGTTGAGCATGATTTGAATCATGCTTCTGGAGAGGAGTAGTGGCTGGGGTCTGTGGTTAAGACTGTGAACCAGTTTCTATTGCGTCAGTTCTACATGAGTTTAGGGctgtttttgagatgtgttttaaCAGATTACATAATTTACCTGTTTTTTGAAGAGTGCAGTACGTGTTATTTTGCTTCAAATGGCAGAGTTGGACATTTCATCACCATCACTCATTGCGTTATATTTTATAACCCCCTCGAGAAGCGTACACTTTCATTCTTGTGACTGTTGCCTGTTTACCATAATCTAAAAATGCAGCGTCTACTAAAGATGAATGCcgcaaagtgatttttttttatattatgatagCAAATAGGGAGCATTATGGATTTGCTTTTTTTACCTGTGACCATAAACctctgttgtgttttgtgtgtgtgtgttcactttttcTGTATAAAAAACTGGTATAAAAACAGGGTTGAATACACTCAAAGTAGCTTTATTTTAAACCTATTTTAACAGCATTTgttcagaaaataaaatgtattaaaattatattaatcacCAAAAACCTTTAGGCCATTATgcccatatatatattatatatgggTTAAAGTGTGTTACCATCTAACCTTCCTGCTGTTATCATTGGGGTAAAATAATCACTCTGCAAAGTGAGCCACACTTACATGTAAAgctatttttattgatttttattaacattttactgAAGCTATGTATTCttacaaaaatataattcatatagtTACAATATTAGTGCAATTCATGTATAtccatgtatatgtatatgtatgtatgcatatatacataatacaaagctataacaaaagcaaaaagtatgaatacaaattaaatgattaaataaaaattaaatacaaacatttatatgCACAAATAACTCTACGAGGCTTtcatgttccgtgaagatatttagtaaatttcctactgtaaatatatataaacaatttttgattagtaatatgcattgataagaacttcatttggataacttaaaagatgattttctcagcattttaacttttttttgaaccctcagattccagattttcagtttttcagttgtatcttggccaaatattgtctgatcctaacaaaccaaaaacaaaacaaaaagtttatttatttagctttaagattatgtataaatctgaaTCTCAAAAATGTGACACTTAAGAAAATTTAACactttggttttgtggtccagggtcacatattctaTTCAAACAGCTGTACTTGATCTCTCATCCACACTAGTGGTCTGTGAGTAAACAGATCCTGTGGCCTGTACAATGTAACTTTTTATGAACCGCACTCTACTAAGGGGTGTCTTATTCAGGAGTCTAAAAAGTTGCTTCCTAAATTTCTCCCCCACGAACACATAAAGAAAGGGATTCAGACTGCTGTGTGAGTAAGCCAGAGCTTCTGTGAACTGCAGGCTTAGACGGATTGCCTTACTGCCTTCACAAGATGCAGTTATATGTTCCATCATCTCTAAAGCTTTTACAAAAGCAGCAATATTGTATGGAGCCCAACAGAAAAAGAAGACCACCATCACTGTGATGACAAGACGCATGGCCTGCCTCCTGGAGGAGCGAGCTGACAGGAGTCTCTTTAAGATCATCAAGTAACAAAATCCAATCGCtaaaagtggaaaaaataaaCCAATGATGTTCATTTTAAAGATACCAATTATCTTTGTAGTACTATAAGAATCTTTATCATTTGATTGATAagacatgcatatttttgttttgttgtgttctgtggttTTAAGGTATATCAGCTCAGGAAAGGATGCAGAAACGGCAATAATCCATATGACCACACTGGCTAAGATCCCATATGTCCTTGTTCTGACTCTCAGGGCAAACACAGCATGAACTACAGCCAAGTACCGGTCAATACTCATCAGCACAATGAAGAATATTCCACTATAGAATCCAATGTGGTAGACACTGAGGACCATAGTGCACATAAAATCTCCAAAAATCCACTGGTCTCTGGCACTGTGTGCCAGGAAGGGGAGGGAGGAGATTAAGAGCAGGTCAGCAATAGCCAGGTTCAGAAGACAGATGTCAGTCATACTTCTCAGCTTCACACCCATCAAAACCACCCAGACCACCAGTATGTTACCCAGAAAGCCCACCACAAAAAACAGAGAGTACAACACAGGAAGAATGCTAGCTCCATGATCACCATAAATACAGGAATTTGAAACAATGTCATCATTATAGTATCCATAATAGTCCCCTGTAGTTTTATAGTATCCATAATAGTCCCCTGTAGTTGTATCAGCAGTTGTATCATTTGTAGAGTATCCATCCTCActtgaacaaaaaaagaaattatactaTAAGCAAAGCAGAGTTCTCCTGCAACTGTGACTAATAAATGATGTGACGCAGagcctgattttaccaagtgagacatgttcctgggacaacatctttgttgaccctggaacaatattgtgattaaccaatcagatttgaagaacaagtttatagattttgtgaagtttatgcttataATCACTGTTAGGTACTTGTACATCAgagtcattcatctatcatttcctctgattttaaggatcactcatggttaagtttaggtttaggcgtagggatatggtcaagactacagttttttagtaaaatgttgttccagggtcaacaaaatatgttgacctaggaacacatctaactcagcaatatcAGGACGTGTGTGATGTGACCTCACCTGGAAAATGGTGTGGCTTCCATCGTCTGCTGACCCACACtgaaaagaaacaaatgaaatatcTATCTTATATCTTGATTGGTTGATGTGACCAGcctttaaaaaagaaatctatAGGCTTGAAAACGGGATAACTTGTGGATGTATAGACTTATTTGTGTTCATGTCTCAGTTTCTCAGTGTTCTTTATCTGCTCTTTGAACTACATTTGGAGATGATGTCTGGTCTTACCTCAGCAACGCAGCTGTAGAATTCATAATCAGAAACCCAGAGGTGAACTAAGACAAACAGGGAAACTGAAAGTTTTAGCATAATGCTATATCTTTAAggcattagtaaaaaaaaaaaagaaaaacacacacacacacacacacacacacacacacacacaaatagtatTACAATACATACTTTATGCAACAATATGCAACTGCtttttgatataaaaatagaaaaataaacattatatatatatatatatatataaaattaatcagTAACAATTAGGCATCTTTCTTTATTAAATGTCAAAGTGGGGACACTCTATTAAATGCAGTGTATTTGTACAGCCCTTAAATATATATTCTACTTAAAAACACAAAGTATTGTTTCATAGCACCATTTCAAACAATATGCCTTAAATATGCTTCCTCAGAAATGTAGAgatatatgcacacacaaaagTATACATTATTGTTCATTTGAGCCACAATATGTCACAGGTGgttgaaaattaataatttttatttttaatatttttataattgtattagcCTTTTATCCACCACATAAAAGACATGGCTTCTTGTGCTGAgcaatttgatgttttatttacaaattgcAATTAAGATTTTCGAAAAACTTCATTAGCATTCTGTGAACATCCCAAATTCACCCTACCACtttataaatttaacaaataaagtcTTAAGAATTATTTATTAGCATTACAGAAAGTTTCACATACCTATGAGCACTATGAACGTCGATCTGTGGTGGAAACCACCTGTGACATTCAGACTAGTTCTGTGACACTGAATGTTTCCAACAGCTGGTTTACCAACCAAAGTGTGAAACCATAACCATTTTAAACTGATACAAAAGGAGTTTGCTGCAAAAGTATGGCTTAGGGCTCATATTTAAAATGCTCTCCATGCATGttaaaggcaaaaaaataaatgctacttTAAAAAGATGTCAAACAAATGTGCTTGCCATACTTACAGTACAAGAGTTCAAAGTGATCTTGCCCCCTGACCTTGTGAAGTTGAGATCATACCATATGAGATCGGTCAAAAAAGCATGATCTGttataggtgtttttttttttttttttttctaaggctaTTGGTTTATGGTACTTCCTGAATAGTTAAATTGGGGTATGGGGCTGCAGATTGCAGATATACTTTCATGTTGCCTGCAACAGCAATGTGTCTATTGGCTCCCACCATTTTTCGACTACAGTTTAGAGGAAATGACATTGCTATACATCtatgtgggaagtcgtggcctaatggttagagagtcagactcgcaAACAAAGGGTTGTGAgcttgagtctcgggctggcaggaattgtaggtgtgtgcactttggatgggttaaaagcagagcacgaattccgagtatgggtcaccatacttggctgtatatcacgtcactttcatgttctgtctttttatttgcaaatgttgtAATACTGCAATATGAACTTCATAGTGCTTTAATGgtgcaataataacaataataaaatgtgccaATAAATAACCAGTTTAAAGAAAAACAAGCTCAGCTTTGCATGTGTACTCAGAACGGCTAAGCAATGTGTTATGTGGTTTTACACGCTCTGCACACACCCAACCActtgtactttaaaaaaagatatcCGTCTGAATAACCAGAAACATTGTATAGTAAGAGGGACTCTGGTTTTCTTCAAATGTTTTATCATTAAATAACAATGATTTGGATGTGCACCATCTGAATGAGTAAGACactaaaacagaaaacatgaagCCAATAGCAGGGATGGTTTGTCTTTGCACTTTTGTGGGTTTCTTTTTTGCCTTGGCCTTGGAAAAGTTTAAATCAAAGTTTTCTATTTCTTCAGACTATTTAGgcttaaacagtgtgtaaaaacaCAGATGTGTTAGACTTAATAGtatcaaatttaaaacattttacaaaaatataactaGATTTCCACATTTGAAGTATAGCTTCAATATTTAAATAGAGCTTGCTTAAATATACAATTGTTGACATGTTGCTGAAGTCTTCATCTCCTCTCAACAAAGTTCATTTGAGGTTATCTATAGCATCTATAGCATAAATGTGGACAAGTCACTTGCCAAAAGGTAACATGTATAAAGCCCAAAGTACACTTGTTTTTTAAGTGGATGGGAGTTTCCACATACAGTGCATAACATGTTATCATCCAGAATAGTATACATGTACTGTACCATGCATCATTTATACCATGAGGTTGTTCCATGAAGTGGCAACACTAGCCCTGGCCATAGTGTCACAGTGGAAAATTAAACTAAAGAGacagaatgaaaacaaaaacaagttacCATGTAAGACAACTGCATTGACAAGCACTTGTGTGAGAGAAGGTTATGAGATTTTAGATGATTTTAGAGGACAATCGTTTTCAAAGATATTTTTTGATCATTATTTCTGGGGAAAAATAATGCAAGGCATTGGACAAAGATATAACATTACAGAGCACATATGTCGACCACCTGCGTAAATACAGTACACGCTATCAAATTAAGTATACTTTGAAAGGCTACACATTCGACTGTACACAAATATTACTCCAAACCAGCCTTGAATTAGGCCAGAATAAGCTTTAACAGTGGTGCCGAATATCAGCCTTAAACTATATCAGCACCAGTTTTATCCAGAAACCCCCAAAATGAGCTAAATACAGAATATCAGTCAGGGATCCATCCATAAACAGAATCAGCTACAAATAAAAGAGCACATTATATCTCTCTTTGACTTGATGTTTTATTGAAGAAAAATGAAGTCACTATATGGTAATATGGTTACAATAGTTGCACTTAACTCTTGACTCTTGTTAAATGAATTATATGTGCCTTGCTAAAGAAAGAGATTTATTAAGAGGAATATCAGCTGCAGATGACTGTGCTGTAGACATAAAATGACTGTCGTAAAGAggtttaaatggatagttcatccaaaaatgaaaatttgctgtcaaTTTACTTTCCTCGGGCCATCCAAGCTGTATGTGACTTTTATCTACAGCTTAAGACACATAAATTCACATATTTTTCACATGCATGATTTTCAAGAGGACCCATAAGACGGTGATGTTACCAATGAGGCCAAGTGCAAAAACCATGTAGAAAATGGCAGCCTTGAGATGTGGATTCAGGTGTGAACCCTCAGTCGTGCACACGGTTTCTGTTTCATATCATATGCTGCTGCATTCATGCTGTAACAAACAGTAAATGTGATTTAGTGACAGGCTGATTAATTGGGTGCTTATATCAGTATTTGCTGAAAAAAGTggcttgttatatatatatatatatatatatatatatatatatatatatatatatatatatatatatatatatatatatatatatataaattaaattaaattgtaacttTTTCATTTCATAATAATTGTATTACTAATATAATTAGTAGTaagaaaaaatatcttatttaattataatatgtataattatattgtatatttatgttataaatataattaattataatatttagtaaaattgtaataaaatcatattaattcaattcaattcaagtttatttgtattgcgcttttcacaatacgaatcgttacaaagcaactttacagaaaattatgtttctacaatatttagtagtagcttatggtggtgacagttttgtgcacatttgacaggatttttagaaaaaattaatacaagacgtagtcagccagacgatgaacatttttaatattattaattaataattgttatatgatgcagtcacacttgtagcaatatttgttagttctgtttgttgattcagggttagcatcatctgaggtcctctgagggtcagcatcatctcctctcaagtgttctggatccagactggagcttgtgtaaatcctagttaacacgggatgtaaatcccatggcaaaacatagaaacaaaatagagacaacattagcatagctgccagagatgggcataaatacatggaaatgtatttaaaatacaaatacaaaatactgtgtggaaaaatttatttaaatacaaatacagtattttttattgacAATACATGTGAAATTGAAGATTCAGTGCAGGTATCCCTATTAGACTGAAATTTATCTGGGCCTATTCTGAATGCCAAAAAGCATTTAGATTTGTGCAACTGCTTAgaaactttcattttaattttatatacctCTTTCCTTCCCCTGCagtgtaagaaataaaaaactacaaaaactacaaaaaactacaaaaactacaaaaaactacaaaaactaacttttattatgttttatcaccATCATTAAAAGCCAATGTGACAGACTGGCGTTCCAATGTGGcccagttctgtttgtttcacaatCTTAAAGTATCTGCCATCCAATATTGCTGACTTAACCCGCCCAGTTGAACTAGTTGATGGAATTTCGATgggtgatatgaccaaaatcttaattttacttTACAGTAACAATATATGGCATTTCACAATTATCAATATCAGTtttgataccacagcaaaaactgaatttcaaactcttttgatgctttttttaCGCAAGTAGTATAGtaacttttatgtttgtttaatgtaaagtttatttgtttctatatacataattagaaaatataaagtttatctaaaatatttttttaattagaaatcatttggcacaatttttttggtgaacaataaaactaaaagtgtGGTGTATCTTACATCATTGtcctcacaaatgcacacaatcacTACACTAAACTGATGTAGACAGACAATAATATACCTAATTATTTCATCTCTACATAAACAAAGATTTGCATAGATGGGTAAACACAATCACAATTTGCAAATGTGCCCAGTTACATTTTCATAAAGCACCAtgtttgtaaaattttaaatgattacatttacaaaatgagcAAAATGTTTTGTTCTAATGTCACCAGTCACAATTTCAAGTTTACTGGTTTTAACTTGATTATTTGGTTAGGGTTTAAGAAGTTTACTAAAAAACTTTTTCACGTGTCATCCATTTATTCACAAACTTCTCACGAGACGAGTGTTTGACATAGTATAAGAGATGTTTGACAAACTATTCGGCAAACTACTTCCTCTCATCGCTGCTTTTTCGTGGTTTAGGGAACAATTACTCAGAGTTGCCTTCTGTCGTTTCACAGAATTATACAACGGAGAGCATGTCAAGCATAAAAAGCCTTGTAGGTTTACTGAGGAGTGCACGCAGTAAGCAGGTTCATGGCGTAGAGCCATGCGAATTGCGAAAGTATAAACAAGGCTTCAACTGCACAAAGCTAAAGAGAAAGCGGAAAGTCCAATGTAAAAGATTTAGAAAAAGTTCCATCGATTCACAATTTATACCATCACTACGAATCTATGATATTGTCATATGATATCACCCATCCCTAACATGCAGTAACGTTAATGATTCAAACACATTTGACAAGCTACTTTAATCAACAAGTAGCACATCCTCACTTTATTCCAGAAAAGTTGCTGATCCAAGGCTGGGTTGTACAGCTGCGGCTCACATGGATGAATGTTGGGGTTGGGGGGGAGGGGCGTGTCTGGTCTGAACTAATTGATGCATGAAAACAGCGCTCTGATAAAGAGGTTGACTggctcaaaatattttgagtattttgaaaatacaaaaatactcgtcataaatgtatttaaatacaaattacatttgattttttccaaaggctttaaaatacaaaatacaaaatagtattttgtatttcaaatacgtattttaaatacatgtatctgaaatactgcccatccctgatagctgctgatccaacaaactaaaattagtttaacccaagctaatgaataaaaatgcacatttgatcagatgcaactacactaacaatttaagagatacattatttgaatgcttggcgaaagagatgcgtttttaatctagatttaaacagagagagtgtgtctgaaccccgaacattatcaggaaggctattccagagtttgggagccaaatgtgaaaaagctctacctcctttagtggactgtgctatcctaggaactaccaaaagtccagcgttttgtgaccttagggtgcgtgatgggttgtagcatggtagaaggctagttaggtacgcaggagctaaaccatttagggccttataggtaagtaatgataatttgtaactgatacggaacttaataggtagccagtgcagagactgtaaaattggggtaatatgatcatattttcttgacctggtaaggactcttgttgctgcattttggactacctatagcttgtttattgacgaagcaggacaaccacctagaagtgcattacaatagtccagtctagaggtcatgaatgcatgaactagcttttctgcatcagaaacagataacatgtttcgtatcttggcaatgtttctaagatggaagaatgcagtttttgtaacattggaaatatgatcaaaagacaaattgctgtctaatatgacacccagatttctgactgtagaggaagtaacagtacagtacatccatctagttgcaaattgtaatctaaaagattctgtgtagtgttttttggtccaataattaatatctctgtcttatccgaatttaattggagaaaattataaattattttaacacactctgtttgcttagataattgagaagtttcatctggtctcgttgagatatatagctgagtatcatcagcataatagtGGAAtataattccgtattttctaataatattaccaaggggcaacatgtatattgaaaatagaaggggacctaggacggatccttgtggcactccatattttactgatgataa is a window of Carassius auratus strain Wakin chromosome 16, ASM336829v1, whole genome shotgun sequence DNA encoding:
- the LOC113116171 gene encoding C-C chemokine receptor type 5-like isoform X2 codes for the protein MEATPFSSEDGYSTNDTTADTTTGDYYGYYKTTGDYYGYYNDDIVSNSCIYGDHGASILPVLYSLFFVVGFLGNILVVWVVLMGVKLRSMTDICLLNLAIADLLLISSLPFLAHSARDQWIFGDFMCTMVLSVYHIGFYSGIFFIVLMSIDRYLAVVHAVFALRVRTRTYGILASVVIWIIAVSASFPELIYLKTTEHNKTKICMSYQSNDKDSYSTTKIIGIFKMNIIGLFFPLLAIGFCYLMILKRLLSARSSRRQAMRLVITVMVVFFFCWAPYNIAAFVKALEMMEHITASCEGSKAIRLSLQFTEALAYSHSSLNPFLYVFVGEKFRKQLFRLLNKTPLSRVRFIKSYIVQATGSVYSQTTSVDERSSTAV
- the LOC113116171 gene encoding C-C chemokine receptor type 5-like isoform X1 encodes the protein MNSTAALLSVGQQTMEATPFSSEDGYSTNDTTADTTTGDYYGYYKTTGDYYGYYNDDIVSNSCIYGDHGASILPVLYSLFFVVGFLGNILVVWVVLMGVKLRSMTDICLLNLAIADLLLISSLPFLAHSARDQWIFGDFMCTMVLSVYHIGFYSGIFFIVLMSIDRYLAVVHAVFALRVRTRTYGILASVVIWIIAVSASFPELIYLKTTEHNKTKICMSYQSNDKDSYSTTKIIGIFKMNIIGLFFPLLAIGFCYLMILKRLLSARSSRRQAMRLVITVMVVFFFCWAPYNIAAFVKALEMMEHITASCEGSKAIRLSLQFTEALAYSHSSLNPFLYVFVGEKFRKQLFRLLNKTPLSRVRFIKSYIVQATGSVYSQTTSVDERSSTAV